The Bicyclus anynana chromosome Z, ilBicAnyn1.1, whole genome shotgun sequence genome window below encodes:
- the LOC112048214 gene encoding peroxiredoxin-6 encodes MLLLGDLFPNFTANTTEGEIDFHGWLGDSWGILFSHPSDFTPVCTTELAKVMHLMPEFAKRNVKVIGLSCDSVSSHVEWCADIKSYAGFSDDKVFPYPIIEDKNRIIANKLGMVDKDELDAAGIPLTARAVYVIDPNKKFRLSLLYPATTGRNFDEILRILDSLQLTDKAKVATPANWKMGDDCMVLPTVPEDQVAKIFPQGVNVLTLPSGKNYLRKTSCPKM; translated from the exons ATGTTGCTTCTCGGAGACCTTTTCCCTAACTTTACAGCAAACACGACTGAAGGGGAAATAGATTTTCATGGATGGCTTGGTGACTC GTGgggtattttattttctcatccTTCTGACTTCACCCCAGTTTGTACAACAGAGCTTGCAAAGGTGATGCATTTAATGCCTGAATTCGCTAAGCGCAATGTTAAAGTGATTGGATTATCATGTGATAGTGTTTCGTCTCATGTAGAGTGGTGTGCAGACATAAAAAGTTATGCAG GTTTCTCTGATGATAAGGTATTTCCATACCCAATAATAGAAGACAAAAATAGGATCATTGCTAACAAATTGGGAATGGTCGACAAAGATGAGCTTGATGCTGCTGGGATACCATTGACAGCTCGAGCAGTGTATGTCATTGATCCCAATAAAAAGTTTAGACTTTCTTTGCTTTATCCTGCTACTACTGGACGCAATTTTGA tGAGATCCTACGTATATTAGATTCATTGCAGCTTACTGACAAGGCCAAAGTAGCAACACCTGCAAATTGGAAG ATGGGTGATGATTGTATGGTGCTACCCACGGTGCCGGAGGATCAAGTGGCTAAGATTTTTCCGCAGGGAGTGAATGTGTTGACTTTGCCATCGGGCAAGAACTACCTAAGGAAGACTTCCTGCCCAAAAATGTAA
- the LOC112048222 gene encoding cdc42 homolog has protein sequence MQTIKCVVVGDGAVGKTCLLISYTTNKFPSEYVPTVFDNYAVTVMIGGEPYTLGLFDTAGQEDYDRLRPLSYPQTDVFLVCFSVVSPSSFENVKEKWVPEITHHQQKTPFLLVGTQIDLRDDPATMEKLAKIKQKPVSLEQGEKLAKELKAVKYVECSALTQKGLKNVFDEAILAALEPPEPVKRRKCVLL, from the exons ATGCAGACTATAAAATGTGTGGTTGTCGGCGATGGAGCTGTGGGTAAAACCTGCTTGCTCATCAGTTACACTACTAATAAGTTTCCATCTGAGTATGTGCCCACTGTCTTCGACAACTATGCAGTGACTGTCATGATTGGAGGTGAACCCTACACCCTGGGACTCTTTGATACTGCAG GTCAGGAGGATTATGACAGACTGAGACCCTTAAGTTATCCACAAACAGATGTTTTCCTTGTGTGCTTCAGTGTGGTGAGCCCCAGTTCATTTGAAAATGTCAAggaaaag TGGGTTCCAGAGATTACTCATCATCAACAAAAGACACCATTCCTACTTGTGGGCACACAGATAGATTTACGAGATGATCCAGCGACAATGGAGAAGTTAGCAAAGATTAAACAGAAGCCTGTCTCTCTAGAACAAGGCGAGAAACTTGCGAAGGAGTTGAAAGCTGTCAAATATGTTGAGTGTTCAGCTCTTACTCAG aaaggGCTTAAGAATGTTTTTGATGAAGCAATCCTCGCAGCTTTGGAAC